In a genomic window of Amycolatopsis japonica:
- a CDS encoding phosphatase PAP2 family protein produces MYDDIVELAEESPSWLQAAGILFTEAGLLVFAGLFAWMLWRARTSPARIAVALLPPAATAIAYLISEGLKSVIQEDRPCRNLVTLVDCPPIGDWSFPSNHSTIGAAAAVGLALAWRRLAPWVLPGAVLMGFSRVFVGAHYPHDVLAGLVLGSVTAWLVYRYLTGPATGIARRLTAHAGDAPTQPMPKVDLRGGSKGPLLPPRR; encoded by the coding sequence ATGTACGACGACATCGTGGAGTTGGCGGAGGAAAGCCCGAGCTGGCTTCAGGCGGCAGGAATCCTGTTCACCGAAGCAGGACTGCTCGTCTTCGCGGGGCTTTTCGCCTGGATGTTGTGGCGGGCGCGCACTTCGCCCGCCCGGATCGCCGTGGCGCTGCTGCCGCCCGCCGCGACCGCGATCGCGTACCTGATCAGCGAAGGCCTGAAGAGCGTGATCCAGGAGGACCGGCCGTGCCGGAACCTCGTGACGCTCGTCGACTGCCCGCCGATCGGCGACTGGTCCTTCCCGAGCAACCACTCCACCATCGGGGCGGCGGCCGCCGTCGGGCTGGCACTCGCCTGGCGGCGACTCGCGCCGTGGGTGCTCCCGGGTGCGGTGCTGATGGGCTTCTCGCGGGTCTTCGTCGGCGCGCACTACCCGCACGACGTACTCGCCGGGCTCGTCCTCGGCTCCGTGACGGCGTGGCTCGTGTACCGATACCTGACCGGTCCCGCGACCGGGATCGCCCGGCGGCTCACCGCCCACGCCGGGGACGCGCCGACCCAGCCCATGCCGAAGGTCGATCTGCGGGGTGGGAGCAAGGGACCTTTGCTACCACCCCGCAGATAA
- a CDS encoding leucyl aminopeptidase family protein — protein sequence MRNPLPPVPGKLLELEVSDDLRRGTPLATLIAAPSEEDGDAGLAEIGGVRPTGKAGDVQTVPTGGVRWLAGVGDGEPKQYRKAGAALVRAVSSALEEDVKAGQKAFRAFAVELPEDAGTEHVEELAFGLLLGGYRFTVTAEDPKPSLRTVRLITRHEHAADALERVRELAAAAAFARDLANTPSNIKTPAWLADTAVRVAGGLPNLTVTARDEKWLAEQGFGGVLAVGGGSAAPPRLIELEYRPRGATTHLLLVGKGITFDTGGLSIKPADGMHLMRTDMAGGAAIIAAVRAIAALRLPVKVTALVPAAENHVSGSSYRPGDIVRHYGGKTTEVGNTDAEGRMVLADALVYGIKKHKPDAVIDAATLTGAMKVSLGVRTGGVFATEDALAERVTKAGERVGEAWWRMPLLEDLAETVQGSLGDVRQAPGGPGGIVAALFLREFVGDVPWAHLDIAGPARADKTYADVVPGATGFAARTLVELVASYA from the coding sequence GTGCGTAACCCGCTACCCCCCGTTCCGGGGAAGCTGCTCGAACTCGAGGTCTCGGACGACCTAAGGCGCGGTACGCCGCTGGCCACGCTGATCGCGGCGCCGTCCGAAGAGGACGGTGACGCCGGACTCGCGGAGATCGGCGGCGTGCGGCCCACCGGCAAGGCCGGTGACGTGCAGACCGTGCCGACCGGCGGCGTCCGCTGGCTGGCCGGCGTCGGAGACGGCGAGCCGAAGCAGTACCGCAAGGCCGGTGCCGCGCTGGTCCGCGCCGTTTCGTCGGCGCTGGAGGAAGACGTCAAGGCGGGCCAGAAGGCGTTCCGTGCCTTCGCCGTCGAGCTGCCCGAGGACGCGGGCACCGAGCACGTCGAGGAGCTCGCGTTCGGGCTGCTGCTCGGCGGTTACCGGTTCACGGTGACGGCCGAGGACCCGAAGCCGAGCCTGCGGACCGTGCGCTTGATCACACGCCACGAGCACGCCGCGGACGCCTTGGAGCGGGTCCGCGAACTCGCCGCGGCCGCCGCGTTCGCGCGCGACCTGGCGAACACGCCGTCGAACATCAAGACCCCCGCCTGGCTCGCCGACACGGCCGTCCGCGTCGCCGGCGGCCTCCCGAACCTGACCGTGACGGCCAGGGACGAGAAGTGGCTGGCCGAGCAGGGCTTCGGCGGCGTCCTCGCGGTCGGTGGCGGTTCGGCCGCGCCGCCGCGGCTGATCGAACTGGAATACCGGCCGCGCGGGGCGACGACGCATCTGCTGCTGGTCGGCAAGGGCATCACCTTCGACACCGGCGGCCTTTCGATCAAACCGGCCGACGGCATGCACCTCATGCGCACCGACATGGCGGGCGGCGCGGCCATCATCGCCGCGGTCCGCGCGATCGCCGCGCTGCGCCTGCCGGTCAAGGTGACCGCGCTGGTACCGGCCGCCGAGAACCACGTATCCGGTTCGTCGTACCGGCCCGGCGACATCGTCCGGCACTACGGCGGCAAGACGACCGAGGTGGGCAACACCGACGCCGAGGGCCGCATGGTCCTGGCCGACGCCCTCGTCTACGGCATCAAGAAGCACAAGCCGGACGCGGTGATCGACGCGGCGACCCTGACCGGCGCCATGAAGGTCTCGCTCGGCGTCCGCACCGGCGGTGTCTTCGCCACCGAGGACGCGCTCGCGGAGCGGGTCACGAAGGCGGGCGAGCGGGTCGGCGAGGCGTGGTGGCGGATGCCGCTGCTGGAGGACCTGGCCGAGACCGTGCAGGGTTCGCTCGGCGACGTCCGGCAGGCGCCGGGCGGCCCCGGCGGCATCGTCGCGGCGCTGTTCCTGCGCGAGTTCGTCGGGGACGTGCCGTGGGCGCATCTCGACATCGCCGGCCCCGCGCGGGCCGACAAGACCTACGCGGACGTCGTGCCCGGGGCCACCGGGTTCGCGGCGCGGACGCTGGTCGAACTGGTCGCTTCTTACGCCTGA
- a CDS encoding O-methyltransferase, which yields MNSGTHAGSPAEAADADLVDGYVPDDEVLAAARARSADLGCGPLSAGAGATLRFLATTLRAKAVVEVGTGAGVSGLCLLGGMVDDGILTSIDIEPEYHRAARAAFREAGYPPGRTRLIMGRALDVLPRLTPGGYDLVFVDSAPVEYPSCYEKAVALLRPGGILAFHNVSGTRVTDPSRRDPDTLALREVARAFREDERLVPALLPVGGGLLVAAIA from the coding sequence GTGAATTCCGGGACGCATGCGGGCTCGCCTGCCGAGGCCGCCGACGCCGATCTCGTCGACGGCTACGTCCCCGACGACGAGGTACTGGCCGCCGCGCGGGCGCGGTCGGCCGATCTGGGATGCGGCCCGCTGAGCGCGGGCGCGGGCGCGACTCTCCGTTTTCTGGCCACGACGCTGCGGGCGAAGGCCGTCGTCGAGGTCGGGACAGGGGCAGGGGTGAGCGGGTTGTGCCTGCTCGGCGGCATGGTCGACGACGGGATCCTCACTTCGATCGACATCGAGCCGGAGTACCACCGGGCGGCGCGGGCGGCGTTCCGCGAGGCCGGCTACCCGCCGGGGCGGACCCGGCTGATCATGGGGCGCGCGCTCGACGTCCTCCCCCGGCTCACCCCCGGCGGCTACGACCTGGTGTTCGTCGATTCGGCGCCGGTCGAGTACCCGAGTTGCTACGAAAAGGCCGTCGCGCTGCTGCGGCCCGGCGGGATACTGGCGTTCCACAACGTCTCGGGGACCAGGGTGACCGATCCCTCACGGCGTGATCCGGACACCCTCGCGCTCCGGGAGGTCGCGCGGGCCTTCCGGGAGGACGAGCGGCTGGTCCCGGCGCTGTTGCCGGTGGGCGGCGGGCTGCTGGTCGCCGCGATCGCGTAG
- the sigE gene encoding RNA polymerase sigma factor SigE, with protein sequence MEVPTSPMQDTMQDQHADQVTPVTVDEAAWTPPSWDEVVREHADRVYRLAYRLTGNAHDAEDLTQETFIRVFRSLASYKPGTFEGWLHRITTNLFLDMARRRSRVRMEGLPEDTDRIVGDDPSPEQVYSDTHLDPDLQAALDELPPEFRAAVVLCDVEGLSYEEIGATLGVKLGTVRSRIHRGRQALRASLERRRAAAQESAKVGV encoded by the coding sequence ATGGAGGTGCCTACTTCCCCGATGCAGGACACGATGCAGGACCAGCACGCGGACCAGGTCACGCCGGTGACGGTGGACGAGGCCGCATGGACGCCGCCCTCGTGGGACGAGGTCGTGCGTGAGCACGCCGACCGCGTGTACCGGCTGGCATACCGCCTGACCGGTAACGCCCACGACGCCGAGGACCTGACGCAGGAGACCTTCATCCGGGTCTTCCGCTCCCTCGCGTCCTACAAGCCCGGCACGTTCGAAGGCTGGCTGCACCGCATCACCACGAACCTCTTCCTCGACATGGCCCGCCGCCGCTCGCGCGTGCGGATGGAAGGCCTCCCCGAGGACACCGACCGCATCGTCGGTGACGACCCGAGCCCCGAGCAGGTCTACTCGGACACGCATCTCGACCCGGACCTGCAGGCCGCGCTCGACGAGTTGCCGCCCGAGTTCCGTGCCGCGGTCGTGCTGTGCGACGTCGAAGGCCTCTCGTACGAGGAGATCGGCGCCACCCTCGGTGTCAAGCTCGGCACCGTGCGCAGCCGGATCCACCGCGGCCGCCAGGCGCTTCGCGCTTCTTTGGAGCGTCGTCGCGCCGCGGCGCAGGAGTCTGCGAAGGTGGGGGTATGA
- a CDS encoding LysR family transcriptional regulator: MTAQLAPQLALLTALRRTTNVTRAAELLGVPQPTVSRRIAALGEALGAPLTVPDGRGIRLTRAAELLADAAERALAAVDAGVRQAREEVDPESGHIVLGFLHLLGRSLVPTLLRGYRADHPGVRFTLVQGSRQDMVDRLTSGELDLALLAPAPVDDPLLDTAVLSEQEIFLSVPTSHRLADRPSAAIEDLKDEEFVLLETGYGLRTITDELCAAAGFEPKIAFEGQESDTVRGLVAAGLGVALLPRFEPGSPAGVAEVPLVPPVGRTIGLAWRRDVVLPPAVLRFRERVRAHPW; the protein is encoded by the coding sequence ATGACCGCCCAGCTAGCCCCCCAGCTCGCTCTGCTCACCGCACTGCGCCGCACGACGAACGTCACACGCGCGGCCGAACTGCTCGGTGTCCCGCAACCCACGGTAAGCCGCCGGATCGCGGCGCTCGGCGAGGCCCTCGGCGCACCGCTGACGGTCCCCGACGGCCGCGGCATCCGGCTCACCCGGGCCGCCGAGCTGCTCGCCGACGCCGCGGAGCGCGCGCTCGCCGCCGTCGACGCCGGGGTCCGCCAAGCCCGCGAGGAGGTCGACCCCGAATCCGGGCACATCGTCCTCGGTTTCCTGCACCTGCTCGGCCGGTCGCTGGTCCCCACGCTGCTCCGCGGCTATCGCGCGGACCACCCGGGAGTCCGGTTCACGCTGGTCCAGGGCTCACGTCAGGACATGGTCGACCGGCTGACCAGTGGCGAGCTCGACCTCGCGCTGCTCGCACCCGCCCCCGTCGACGATCCGCTGCTCGACACCGCCGTGCTGTCCGAGCAGGAGATCTTCCTGTCCGTGCCGACGTCGCACCGCCTGGCCGACCGGCCCAGCGCCGCCATCGAGGACCTCAAGGACGAGGAGTTCGTGCTCCTCGAGACCGGCTATGGCCTCCGCACCATCACCGACGAACTGTGCGCCGCGGCCGGCTTCGAGCCGAAGATCGCCTTCGAAGGGCAGGAGTCCGACACCGTGCGAGGCCTCGTCGCGGCCGGGCTCGGCGTCGCGCTGCTCCCCCGTTTCGAGCCGGGCAGCCCGGCGGGTGTCGCCGAAGTCCCGCTGGTACCGCCGGTCGGCCGGACCATCGGGCTGGCTTGGCGCAGGGACGTCGTCCTGCCGCCCGCCGTCCTGCGGTTCCGGGAACGGGTCCGCGCGCACCCCTGGTGA
- a CDS encoding anti-sigma factor family protein: MTAPRGWGLPESHLLPDAIVAFVDGELTLGAQDRASAHIARCQSCAAEVTAQRQAVAAVKQAGAPSMSAGFLASLCSIPQNTELPGTPDNLAMTADGQLVAIQRPDRVAGLRDTGVLGGTGVLGGTAPLGSSAPLGHSPNVLGGGRFGLARRKYAQGAGVVVSGLVLSALALVATSGDGTEDQPATGFTPPQGVNAGLLPAQLGGGTQPEPPRSTTPSPSTSSRPMPVSAR; encoded by the coding sequence ATGACCGCACCGCGAGGTTGGGGACTCCCCGAGTCGCATCTGCTTCCGGACGCCATCGTCGCCTTCGTGGACGGCGAGCTGACCCTCGGCGCCCAGGACAGGGCTTCGGCGCATATCGCCCGTTGCCAGTCCTGCGCCGCCGAGGTGACCGCCCAGCGCCAGGCCGTCGCGGCCGTGAAGCAGGCGGGAGCCCCGTCGATGTCGGCGGGTTTCCTGGCCAGCCTTTGCTCCATCCCGCAGAACACCGAACTTCCCGGCACGCCGGACAACCTGGCGATGACCGCGGACGGCCAGCTCGTGGCCATCCAGCGGCCCGACCGGGTCGCCGGCCTTCGTGACACCGGCGTCTTGGGCGGTACGGGGGTTTTGGGAGGCACCGCGCCGTTGGGATCATCGGCGCCGCTGGGCCATTCGCCGAACGTCCTCGGCGGCGGGCGGTTCGGTCTCGCCCGGCGGAAGTACGCGCAAGGCGCCGGAGTCGTCGTTTCGGGCCTGGTGCTGAGCGCCCTGGCCCTCGTCGCGACCTCGGGTGACGGCACCGAAGACCAGCCGGCCACCGGTTTCACCCCGCCGCAGGGCGTCAACGCCGGGCTGCTGCCCGCGCAGCTGGGCGGCGGCACCCAGCCGGAACCGCCGCGCAGCACCACGCCGAGCCCGAGCACGTCCAGCCGGCCCATGCCCGTCTCGGCCCGCTGA
- a CDS encoding DNA-3-methyladenine glycosylase I, with protein sequence MAEAGLLGADGIKRCSWGNSAPDYAEYHDTEWGVPLHGDEELYERLCLESFQSGLSWITILRKRESFRKAFAGFKPEKVAVFTDDDVSRLMEDASIVRNRAKILAAINNARAIEELDGSLDDLLWSFAPDAHVRPPTMADVPAITDESKAMAKELKKRGFVFLGPTTCYALMQATGMVDDHVKDCFRAAS encoded by the coding sequence TTGGCTGAGGCGGGTCTGCTGGGCGCGGACGGGATCAAGCGGTGTTCGTGGGGCAACTCGGCCCCGGACTACGCCGAGTACCACGACACCGAATGGGGCGTCCCGCTCCACGGCGACGAAGAACTGTACGAGCGGCTGTGCCTGGAGTCGTTCCAGTCCGGGCTTTCGTGGATCACGATCCTGCGGAAGCGGGAGTCGTTCCGGAAGGCGTTCGCCGGGTTCAAGCCGGAGAAGGTCGCCGTCTTCACCGACGACGACGTTTCCCGCCTCATGGAAGACGCGTCGATCGTGCGGAACCGGGCGAAGATCCTGGCGGCGATCAACAACGCCAGGGCGATCGAGGAACTCGACGGTTCGCTGGACGACCTGCTGTGGTCGTTCGCGCCCGATGCTCATGTCCGGCCCCCGACGATGGCGGACGTCCCGGCGATCACCGACGAGTCGAAGGCGATGGCGAAGGAACTCAAGAAGCGCGGCTTCGTGTTCCTCGGGCCGACGACCTGTTACGCGCTGATGCAGGCGACGGGGATGGTCGACGACCACGTGAAGGACTGCTTCCGGGCCGCGTCGTGA
- a CDS encoding trypsin-like peptidase domain-containing protein, whose protein sequence is MTEQPNAKPQQPGDPAGDRLAPRPLARPAVDPAQAATFGRPHGVDGAFDKLYQPSPNGQPAPGLNLAPPTPESLAEAFRRPPGAEGVVLERPHGTNGSGPSSNGAEDPLWTTTSDPWRDPGSGAVLAGPAVQQDTEEEKQAKRPQGALLSLPEVLFGRRVQTKALAMLAAVALVIGAVGGLIGWWFADTGTELTGQASISEADAAKERPAGSIADIAHRVAPAVVSLEVFKPGADAGQQGSGVVIDNQGYVLTNEHVISAATADAATKVTAVFFDGKRVEAKVVGADAKTDLAVVKVDVKNLTALQVGKSSDLAVGDSVIAVGSPLALQNSVTAGIVSALNRPVTAGGDGGSAPVIYEAIQTDAAINHGNSGGALVDATGALVGINSAIRSSSAEGGSIGIGFAIPSDYAVKIAKTLIKDGKVVHPDIGINASSTVAGSSTMGAQVRNVAPGGPAASAGIKEGDVITEVGGRLVRDSAELLVAVRAREVGEVVPVRLVRDGSSLVVDVKLASD, encoded by the coding sequence ATGACCGAGCAGCCGAACGCGAAACCGCAGCAGCCTGGTGACCCGGCGGGGGATCGGCTGGCACCGCGCCCGCTGGCCCGGCCCGCCGTCGATCCGGCGCAGGCGGCCACGTTCGGGAGGCCGCATGGCGTCGATGGCGCCTTCGACAAGCTGTACCAGCCCAGTCCGAACGGACAGCCCGCGCCGGGCCTGAATCTGGCGCCGCCGACGCCGGAATCGCTCGCCGAAGCCTTCCGCCGCCCGCCGGGCGCCGAAGGTGTCGTGCTGGAGCGGCCGCACGGGACCAACGGTTCCGGGCCGTCCTCGAACGGCGCGGAAGATCCGCTCTGGACCACGACGTCGGACCCGTGGCGTGATCCCGGTTCCGGCGCGGTGCTCGCCGGGCCCGCCGTGCAGCAGGACACGGAAGAAGAGAAGCAGGCGAAGCGCCCGCAGGGTGCGCTGCTGAGCCTTCCGGAGGTCCTCTTCGGGCGGCGTGTGCAGACGAAGGCATTGGCGATGCTCGCCGCGGTCGCGCTGGTCATCGGCGCGGTCGGCGGGCTGATCGGCTGGTGGTTCGCCGACACCGGCACCGAACTGACCGGTCAGGCCAGTATCTCCGAGGCCGACGCGGCCAAGGAGCGGCCGGCGGGTTCGATCGCGGACATCGCCCACCGAGTGGCGCCCGCCGTGGTTTCCCTCGAAGTCTTCAAACCCGGCGCCGACGCGGGCCAGCAGGGCTCCGGTGTCGTCATCGACAACCAGGGCTACGTACTCACCAACGAACACGTGATCTCCGCCGCGACGGCCGACGCTGCCACGAAGGTCACCGCCGTGTTCTTCGACGGCAAGCGCGTCGAGGCGAAGGTCGTCGGCGCCGACGCCAAAACCGACCTGGCCGTGGTCAAGGTCGACGTCAAGAACCTCACCGCGCTGCAGGTCGGGAAGTCGTCCGACCTGGCCGTCGGCGACTCGGTGATCGCCGTCGGTTCGCCGCTGGCGCTGCAGAACTCGGTCACCGCCGGCATCGTGAGCGCGCTCAACCGCCCGGTGACCGCGGGCGGCGACGGCGGCAGCGCGCCGGTGATCTACGAAGCCATCCAGACCGACGCGGCGATCAACCACGGCAACTCGGGTGGCGCGCTCGTCGACGCGACCGGCGCGCTGGTCGGGATCAACTCGGCGATCCGCTCGTCCAGCGCCGAAGGCGGCAGCATCGGCATCGGATTCGCCATCCCCAGCGACTACGCGGTGAAGATCGCGAAAACACTCATCAAGGACGGCAAGGTCGTCCACCCCGACATCGGCATCAACGCTTCGTCGACCGTCGCGGGCTCCAGCACCATGGGCGCGCAGGTCCGCAACGTCGCCCCTGGGGGCCCCGCGGCCTCGGCGGGGATCAAAGAAGGCGACGTCATCACGGAAGTCGGCGGCCGGCTCGTGCGCGACTCGGCGGAACTGCTCGTCGCGGTCCGCGCTCGCGAAGTCGGCGAAGTGGTCCCTGTCCGGCTTGTCCGGGATGGGTCTTCACTTGTCGTGGACGTGAAACTGGCCTCGGACTAG
- a CDS encoding MFS transporter, giving the protein MTIAVAAAGISSFALLYAPQPVLPQLAEQYHLDPGGASLAVSVATGALAIAVLPIAALSEVVGRRPVIIASVVASVVFGFLLPLAPSYPALLVLRALQGVAIAGFPGVAAAYLAERLGKAGLAAAVGAMIAGNTVGGMVGRLAAGFTAGPFGYQGALLVVAVIGLVCTVVTVLALPPGEQGTFATTFADRRRSERFRDQGKAVLAGLGAAVRKPVLLVQYAVALLAMGSFVALYNAAGFRLTGEPLNLSPAIASLVFLAYAIGSVSSATAGKLVGRFGRRRALAGALLLTIAGAALTLSDSLPMVVAGFVVLTGAFFAAHAVANGWAAAEAPENARGQVGGLYTLSYYLGSSIGGAVGASVYGHAGWTWLIVLTAAWLALAAVAVVAVVPKSVKASLRDPESLKEAFTERV; this is encoded by the coding sequence GTGACGATCGCCGTCGCCGCGGCCGGGATCTCCTCGTTCGCGCTGCTCTACGCGCCGCAGCCGGTGCTGCCGCAACTGGCCGAGCAGTACCACCTCGATCCCGGTGGCGCCTCGCTCGCGGTGAGTGTCGCGACCGGCGCGCTCGCGATCGCCGTGCTGCCGATCGCGGCGCTTTCGGAGGTCGTGGGGCGGCGTCCGGTGATCATCGCCTCGGTGGTCGCGTCGGTAGTGTTCGGTTTCCTGCTGCCGCTGGCGCCGAGCTATCCGGCGCTGCTCGTGCTGCGGGCACTGCAGGGGGTCGCCATCGCGGGGTTCCCCGGCGTGGCCGCGGCCTACCTCGCGGAACGGCTCGGCAAGGCCGGGCTGGCGGCGGCGGTGGGCGCGATGATCGCGGGGAACACCGTCGGCGGCATGGTCGGACGGCTCGCGGCCGGGTTCACCGCCGGACCGTTCGGCTACCAGGGTGCGCTGCTCGTGGTCGCGGTGATCGGGCTGGTCTGCACGGTGGTCACGGTGCTGGCCCTGCCGCCGGGGGAGCAAGGGACCTTTGCTACCACTTTCGCGGATCGGCGCAGGTCAGAGCGCTTTCGCGACCAGGGCAAGGCGGTGCTGGCCGGGCTCGGCGCGGCCGTCCGGAAGCCGGTCCTGCTGGTCCAGTACGCGGTCGCGCTACTGGCGATGGGCTCGTTCGTCGCGCTCTACAACGCCGCCGGTTTCCGCCTGACCGGCGAGCCGCTGAACCTCTCGCCCGCGATCGCGTCACTCGTCTTCCTCGCGTACGCGATCGGCTCGGTCTCGTCGGCGACGGCGGGCAAGCTCGTCGGCCGCTTCGGGCGACGCCGCGCGCTCGCCGGTGCCCTGCTGCTCACGATCGCGGGCGCCGCGCTGACGCTGTCCGACTCACTGCCCATGGTCGTCGCTGGGTTCGTGGTGCTGACCGGCGCGTTCTTCGCCGCGCACGCCGTCGCCAACGGCTGGGCCGCGGCGGAGGCGCCCGAGAACGCTCGAGGCCAGGTGGGCGGGCTCTACACGCTTTCGTATTACCTCGGCAGCAGCATCGGCGGCGCCGTCGGCGCGAGCGTCTACGGGCACGCGGGCTGGACCTGGCTGATCGTGCTCACCGCCGCCTGGCTGGCGCTCGCCGCGGTGGCCGTGGTCGCGGTGGTCCCCAAGTCCGTGAAGGCCTCCTTGAGGGACCCAGAGTCCCTCAAGGAGGCCTTCACGGAACGGGTCTGA
- a CDS encoding SRPBCC family protein: MTDVVVSVDVAVPAGTAWLALTDWERQGEWMLGTEVKVVEGNGRSVGSKLSAFTGVVGIGFTDTMEITSWEPPLRCVVRHTGKIVQGTGVFQVIEKGPHSSTFVWAEHLRPPFGVVGRLGWPVAKPGFELGLRLCLQRFVKYAEGYRVG, from the coding sequence GTGACCGATGTCGTCGTCTCCGTCGACGTCGCGGTACCGGCCGGGACGGCTTGGCTCGCCCTGACCGACTGGGAACGCCAGGGCGAATGGATGCTCGGCACCGAGGTCAAGGTCGTCGAGGGCAACGGGCGCAGCGTGGGGTCGAAGCTGTCGGCGTTCACCGGTGTCGTGGGGATCGGCTTCACCGACACCATGGAGATCACCAGCTGGGAGCCGCCGCTGCGTTGCGTCGTGCGACATACCGGCAAGATCGTGCAGGGCACCGGGGTCTTCCAGGTGATCGAGAAGGGGCCGCATTCCTCGACGTTCGTCTGGGCGGAGCATCTGCGGCCCCCGTTCGGCGTCGTCGGACGGCTCGGCTGGCCGGTCGCGAAACCGGGCTTCGAACTGGGACTGCGGTTGTGCCTGCAGAGATTCGTGAAGTACGCGGAGGGGTACCGGGTTGGCTGA
- a CDS encoding LppU/SCO3897 family protein produces the protein MSQNPGAPYPPQNVPHQQWPQHQGWPEQPPKKKGMSTKLKVLLLVAALVVVGGGIGLVVVMKSVAGPEKQASKVEAGDCVQLTGAGKEADAVKAACDNPQTPYVVSVKGTVKGDCPEGFYSYSVATPLRGEGVGLCLGINAQVGLCFDDIKTKTPPPLVNCSGARLKISEVFDKASYVNSPCKEGTEEVISYSAYGATQKFKSATICFVKP, from the coding sequence ATGTCGCAGAACCCGGGCGCCCCTTATCCGCCCCAGAACGTCCCTCACCAGCAATGGCCGCAGCATCAGGGCTGGCCAGAGCAGCCACCCAAGAAGAAGGGCATGTCCACCAAGCTGAAGGTGCTGCTGCTCGTGGCGGCGCTCGTCGTGGTCGGCGGCGGGATCGGCCTGGTCGTCGTGATGAAATCGGTCGCGGGGCCGGAGAAGCAGGCCAGCAAGGTGGAGGCCGGCGACTGCGTCCAGCTGACCGGCGCCGGCAAAGAGGCCGACGCGGTGAAGGCCGCCTGCGACAACCCGCAGACGCCGTACGTCGTGAGCGTCAAGGGCACGGTCAAGGGCGACTGCCCGGAGGGCTTCTACAGCTACTCGGTGGCGACGCCGCTGCGCGGGGAAGGCGTCGGACTCTGCCTGGGGATCAACGCCCAGGTCGGCCTGTGTTTCGACGACATCAAGACCAAGACCCCGCCGCCGCTGGTGAACTGCTCGGGAGCGCGGCTGAAGATCAGCGAGGTGTTCGACAAGGCCAGCTACGTGAACAGTCCGTGCAAGGAGGGCACAGAAGAAGTGATCTCCTACTCGGCGTACGGCGCGACGCAGAAGTTCAAGAGCGCGACGATCTGCTTCGTCAAACCCTGA
- a CDS encoding enoyl-CoA hydratase/isomerase family protein — MTTSDVLLTADADGVRTFTLNRPQAYNSLTVELKELLLAGLTEAAADDSVRAVVLTGSGKAFCAGQDLKEHVGLLQAGDPAPLHTVKEHYNPIVKTIVGMPKPVIAAVNGPAAGAGAAFAYASDLRIAATSANFLMAFANVGLGPDSGASWTLQRLIGLGRAAELMLMARTVDSAEALALGLVGEVVPDEELAARAQKVAAKLAAGPTVAYAKIKNVLAVAAESSLEEALDAEDAAQSALGATADHTEAVEAFVGKRKPNFQGK, encoded by the coding sequence GTGACCACATCCGACGTTCTGCTGACCGCCGACGCCGATGGCGTGCGCACCTTCACGCTGAACCGGCCGCAGGCGTACAACTCGCTGACCGTCGAACTCAAGGAACTGCTGCTGGCGGGCCTGACCGAGGCCGCGGCCGACGACAGCGTCCGCGCGGTCGTGCTGACCGGTTCCGGCAAGGCCTTCTGCGCCGGGCAGGACCTGAAGGAGCACGTCGGGCTGCTGCAGGCGGGTGACCCCGCGCCGCTACACACGGTCAAGGAGCACTACAACCCGATCGTCAAGACGATCGTCGGGATGCCGAAGCCCGTCATCGCGGCGGTGAACGGCCCGGCGGCCGGCGCGGGCGCGGCCTTCGCGTACGCGAGCGACCTCCGGATCGCGGCGACGTCGGCGAACTTCCTGATGGCGTTCGCGAACGTCGGCCTCGGCCCGGACTCGGGCGCGTCGTGGACGTTGCAGCGGCTGATCGGTCTCGGCCGCGCGGCCGAGCTGATGCTGATGGCGCGCACGGTCGATTCCGCCGAGGCGCTGGCGCTCGGCCTGGTCGGCGAGGTCGTCCCGGACGAAGAACTCGCCGCCCGCGCGCAGAAGGTCGCCGCGAAGCTCGCGGCCGGCCCGACGGTCGCGTACGCGAAGATCAAGAACGTCCTCGCGGTCGCCGCCGAGTCCTCGCTCGAAGAGGCGCTGGACGCCGAGGACGCCGCGCAGTCCGCGCTCGGCGCGACGGCCGACCACACCGAGGCCGTCGAGGCCTTCGTGGGCAAGCGCAAGCCGAACTTCCAGGGCAAGTAG
- a CDS encoding DUF3117 domain-containing protein: MAAMKPRTGDGPLEVTKEGRGLVMRVPLEGGGRLVVELSAEEAKDLGAALQEVTG, translated from the coding sequence ATGGCGGCCATGAAGCCCCGGACCGGAGATGGTCCCCTCGAAGTGACTAAGGAGGGGCGGGGCCTCGTGATGCGCGTACCACTCGAAGGTGGTGGGCGCCTCGTCGTCGAACTCTCCGCGGAAGAAGCGAAGGATCTCGGCGCGGCCTTGCAGGAGGTCACCGGCTGA